Proteins from a single region of Amorphus orientalis:
- a CDS encoding DUF1636 domain-containing protein: MTRQLSPTDEPVRLMVCTTCRAPGMPSDDPARPGARLHAALEDRLARDPDLAGRIAIEPVECLSVCKRPCTVAVSGPDRWTYVYGDLDAEHSADTILAGIGLYAETADGIVPWRQRPTEFKKGVVARIPPMKTGDA, encoded by the coding sequence GGTGCGGCTGATGGTGTGCACCACCTGCCGCGCACCCGGCATGCCGTCCGACGATCCCGCCCGCCCCGGCGCCCGGCTCCATGCCGCGCTGGAAGACCGCCTGGCACGCGATCCCGATCTCGCCGGCCGCATCGCCATCGAGCCTGTCGAATGCCTGTCGGTCTGCAAGCGCCCGTGCACGGTCGCCGTCTCCGGCCCCGACCGCTGGACCTATGTCTACGGCGATCTCGACGCCGAGCACTCCGCCGACACGATCCTGGCCGGGATCGGCCTTTACGCCGAGACCGCCGACGGGATCGTCCCGTGGCGGCAGCGGCCGACCGAATTCAAGAAGGGCGTCGTCGCCCGCATTCCCCCGATGAAGACTGGAGACGCCTGA